A single region of the Grus americana isolate bGruAme1 chromosome 3, bGruAme1.mat, whole genome shotgun sequence genome encodes:
- the NKX2-4 gene encoding homeobox protein Nkx-2.4 produces the protein MSLSPKHTTPFSVTDILSPMEESYKKFGGMDGAGGLGAPLGPYRQPPVPAAAAVPQHVVAGPTGAAAYHMPHGVSQFPHGAVGGYCNGGLGNMGELPAYPEGMRSGAAAGGGWYGAGGDPRYSSISRFMGPSAGMNVAGMGGLSGIAEGAKAIVPLHAAPRRKRRVLFSQAQVYELERRFKQQKYLSAPEREHLASLIHLTPTQVKIWFQNHRYKMKRQAKDKAAAQQLHPDGGGLCQQHSPRRVAVPVLVKDGKPCPPPGSGTPAPGQPAPPPPAASAGALPAAAPAAHPHPGSLGQAADLEELSPSPPALHGQVPPLAPMDSAGVDYNGGMVSPNLLYGRTW, from the exons ATGTCGCTGAGCCCCAAGCACACGACGCCCTTCTCGGTCACCGACATCCTCAGCCCGATGGAGGAGAGCTACAAGAAGTTCGGCGGCATGGACGGGGCGGGCGGGCTGGGCGCGCCCCTCGGGCCCTACCGCCAGCCGCCggtgcccgccgccgccgccgtgccGCAGCACGTCGTGGCGGGCCCCACCGGGGCGGCCGCCTACCACATGCCCCACGGCGTCTCCCAGTTCCCGCACGGCGCCGTCGGGGGCTACTGCAACGGCGGGCTGGGCAACATGGGCGAGCTGCCCGCCTACCCCGAGGGGATGCggagcggcgcggcggcgggcggcggctgGTACGGGGCCGGCGGCGACCCCCGCTACTCCAGCA TCTCCAGGTTCATGGGCCCGTCGGCGGGGATGAACGTGGCCGGGATGGGCGGCCTGAGCGGCATCGCCGAGGGCGCCAAGGCCATCGTGCCGCTCCACGCGGCCCcgcggaggaagaggagggtgctCTTCTCCCAGGCGCAGGTCTACGAGCTGGAGCGGCGCTTCAAGCAGCAGAAGTACCTGTCGGCGCCGGAGCGGGAGCACCTGGCCAGCCTGATCCACCTCACCCCCACGCAGGTGAAGATCTGGTTCCAGAACCACCGCTACAAGATGAAGCGCCAGGCCAAGGACAAGGCGGCCGCCCAGCAGCTGCACCCCGACGGCGGCggcctctgccagcagcactcGCCGCGCCGCGTCGCCGTGCCCGTGCTGGTGAAGGACGGCAagccctgcccgccgccgggCAGCGGCACCCCGGCCCCCGGGCagcccgcccccccgccccccgccgcctccgccggggcgctgcccgccgccgcccccgccgcccacCCGCACCCCGGCTCGCTGGGGCAGGCGGCCGACCTGGAGGAGCTCTCGCCCAGCCCGCCGGCGCTGCACGGCCAGGTGCCCCCCCTGGCCCCCATGGACTCGGCCGGCGTCGACTACAACGGCGGCATGGTCAGCCCCAACCTGCTCTACGGCAGGACGTGGTAA